One segment of Capnocytophaga sp. oral taxon 878 DNA contains the following:
- the hutH gene encoding histidine ammonia-lyase: MKIYDEFIDIVFGEKEVTISPEKAKIINESYLFLKEFAENKIIYGVNTGFGPMAQYRIDTTDQLQLQYNLIRSHASGCGDYFDEETVRAAILCRLNSLSLGKSGVHIEAIELMRDLLNHRITPLIFQHGGVGASGDLVQLAHLALVLIGEGEVFYKGSRRPTAEVFAEVGIKPLQIHLREGLSLMNGTSVMTGLAGVNVYYAEKLLSWTVKFSCAINELVQSYDDHFSFELNSAKQHIGQQDIAGLMREFLKDSKRTRKRAEHLYQGQHNEAVFKEKVQEYYSLRCVPQILGPVADTILRTLRIVEEELNSANDNPIVDVPTKQVYHGGNFHGDYISLEMDKLKLVVTRMAMLAERQLNYLLNPKINELLPPFVNAGKLGFNFGMQGVQFTATSTTAECQTLSTSMYVHSIPNNNDNQDIVSMGTNAATLTRKVIENAFQVLAIEAITIAQAIDILGCYEELSSTTKEWYNEIRTIIPFFKEDMVFYPYLKDMVSWLKK, translated from the coding sequence ATGAAAATTTACGATGAATTTATAGATATTGTTTTTGGCGAAAAAGAAGTAACCATCTCACCCGAGAAAGCAAAAATTATCAATGAAAGCTATCTCTTTTTAAAAGAATTTGCCGAAAACAAAATCATCTACGGCGTAAATACAGGCTTCGGCCCTATGGCGCAATACCGCATTGATACTACCGATCAGCTACAACTCCAATATAACCTCATCCGCAGCCACGCCTCAGGCTGTGGCGATTATTTCGACGAGGAAACCGTACGCGCAGCTATATTATGCCGCCTCAATAGCCTATCACTGGGCAAATCAGGCGTGCATATAGAAGCTATCGAACTGATGCGCGACTTGCTAAACCACCGCATCACACCCCTTATATTCCAGCATGGAGGCGTAGGCGCCAGTGGCGACCTCGTGCAGTTGGCTCACCTCGCCTTAGTACTCATAGGCGAAGGAGAAGTATTCTACAAAGGCAGCCGTAGGCCTACTGCCGAAGTATTTGCCGAAGTAGGCATCAAACCGCTACAAATACACTTGCGCGAGGGGCTTTCCCTGATGAATGGCACCTCGGTAATGACAGGCTTGGCTGGGGTCAATGTGTATTACGCCGAAAAGCTATTGAGCTGGACAGTAAAATTCAGCTGTGCTATCAATGAACTGGTGCAGAGCTATGACGACCATTTTTCATTTGAACTAAACAGCGCCAAACAGCACATTGGTCAGCAGGATATAGCAGGACTGATGCGCGAGTTTCTAAAGGACAGCAAGCGCACCCGCAAACGTGCAGAACACCTTTACCAAGGGCAGCACAATGAGGCTGTTTTCAAAGAAAAAGTACAAGAATACTATTCCTTGCGGTGCGTACCACAGATATTGGGTCCAGTAGCAGATACTATATTGCGAACACTACGCATTGTCGAAGAGGAACTGAACTCAGCCAACGACAACCCTATTGTAGATGTGCCTACCAAGCAGGTATATCACGGGGGTAACTTCCACGGCGATTATATTTCCCTTGAAATGGACAAACTCAAGCTCGTAGTTACCCGTATGGCAATGTTAGCCGAACGACAGCTTAACTACCTCTTGAACCCTAAAATCAACGAGCTTTTACCGCCATTTGTCAATGCAGGTAAATTAGGCTTTAACTTCGGTATGCAAGGGGTGCAGTTCACCGCTACCTCCACCACTGCCGAGTGCCAAACCCTCTCTACCTCTATGTATGTGCATAGTATCCCGAACAATAACGACAATCAGGATATCGTGAGTATGGGTACCAATGCCGCAACCCTCACCCGCAAGGTGATAGAGAACGCTTTCCAAGTACTGGCCATTGAGGCTATCACCATTGCGCAGGCTATTGATATTTTGGGGTGCTATGAGGAGCTTTCGAGCACTACCAAAGAATGGTATAACGAAATAAGAACCATTATCCCATTCTTTAAAGAAGATATGGTGTTTTATCCTTATTTGAAGGATATGGTATCGTGGTTGAAAAAATAG